GTCCTAAAGTGCCTGCCCATTGCTGATGAAGGAAGACCCCGCGTGACCCGAGCAACCCGCAACCTGCGCAAGACCCTGGATTCCGTCGCGGAAAATAACGAAACCGCAGCGTTTGATCTGATGCGCGCCGTTGAAAAACTCGGCGACGAGGTGCTGCGTCAGCGCTTGCTCAACACCATTCATCGCCTCAACCAGGACGCCTACGAATTGCGCGAAGCGCGCGACTCGGTGGAGCAGGTTTCGGTCAGGCTCGCCTGAGCAAGATCGTTCAAGACACGCTTCAACTCGTTCAGGCATGCTTGGCGACTGTTTGTCGATGAGCCGTTTCTATGCCTGCCGCCTTGCCTTATCACGCCTTTGCCCGCGGTGCGATCGCCGTTCTGCCGTTATCCCTGGCCTGCGCTCCCTGGGGGCTGCTCGCCGGCTCCATGGCCATAGACGCGCAATTGACCCCACTGCAAGCCCAGGGCCTGTCGGCCATTGTGTTCGCCGGTGCCGCGCAGCTGGTGGCTATCGGGATGGTCAAAAGTGGCGCCAGCCTGATATCGATTGTGCTCACTACCTTGCTGTTGACTTCGCAGCATTTGCTCTACGGCATGCACCTGCGGCCGGTGCTTTCACCGTTGAATACACGCTGGCGTTTGAGCCTGGGGTTTTTGCTCACCGATGAATTTTTCGCGCTGGTCAGCCACTACGACCGCCAGACGTTCAATCGCTGGTACGCCCTCGGCGTGGGGCTGAGCTTTTACATCATCTGGAACCTGTTCACCCTGGCCGGCATTGTGCTCGGCAAAAGCATTCCGGGGCTTGATCAACTGGGGCTGGAATTTTCGATCGCTGCCACCTTCATCGCGTTGATTACCCCGGTGGTGCGCGACGTACCGACGGTGGTGTGCGTGGCGGTAGCATTGCTGTGTTCGGTGTGGCTGAGTTTTCTACACTGGGAATCGGCGGTGGTGGTGTCGGGCCTGCTGGGCATGAGCGCTGGGTTTATCTGCAAGCGATTGGGAGTCGGGCAACCATGATTTACTTGATGATTGTGACCATGGGCCTGGCGGTGTTCTTCAACCGCTACCTGTTTATCGAACCGCGCCTGCCGGTACGCCTTAACCGTGGCGCGCGGGAGTTCCTGGGATTTGCGGTGCCCGGCATGCTCACGGCGATCTGCGGACCGATTATTTTCCTGACCGACCATCAGCTCAACCTCAGCCCGACCAACCCGTATCTGCTCGCCGGCCTCTGCGCGGTGGGGTTGATGTTCTGGACGCGCAACGTGTTGATCACAGTGCTGCTGAGCATGGCGGTGTTCTATCTGTTTCGCTGGTGGCTCTGAAACGCAGTCGAAAAAAAGCCCGCGGGAGGGCGGGCGGAAGGAAGACTTCAAAAAAATGAGCACGGCCAGTGTAGGCGGCGAAAGCAGGTTTTACCGTGAAACAAAGTTCATGCAAGCGTCAGGCAGGTACGCGGCAATGGTAGAGTCGCGTTTTTTTCAAGGAGGTGATGGCATGCGGAACGTGGTGATTGGCGCATTGGCGCTGGCGGTACTGGCCGGCTGCGCGGGCTCGAAGATGAAAGAGGCGCGCGCCGGCACGCCTTACAAGACCCTGGCGTCTGACAAAGCCACGCTGGTGGTGGCTGAATGCGTGCAGTTCGGCTGGCAGGATGAAAGCGTGTTCGGTGTCGACGCCGGCGGCTTCAAGGAACCGACCGGGTCGGGTGGCTTCACCGTGTACACCACGGCGGGCGATTACTTCGTCGACATCCAGAGTGCGGGCGCCGGTTCCAGCATCAAGTACTACGCCGCCGAAGACACCATGCCGGCCAAGCGTCGTCTGGCTGCGCTGGCGACCTGCCTGTAATCCCTTGCCTTAGCGATCTTCGGAAATGCCCGGCGGGACAGCGCTCGGGCATTGCCTTATGATTCACCTCGCTCGCCCGGGGTGATGGCTCTTTACCAGTACACGGACGTCGAGGTCGACACGCCGGGCGAGCATCCTTTTCTGTTCAACGCGGCATGTAGCCCAAGTGCCAACGCCGTGGAATCTTCAGCGACACCAAACCCAACACGGCCGCCAGGGCGCCGCTGACCCACAGCGCGCGCAACCCCATATGGTGCTCCAGTACCGCCCCGATCACCGCACCGACAAACATGCCGGCCCACGGCACCAGTTGCACGCGCCAGCCGTCGCGGCGCTCGCCCAGTAACCAGCGGCCCAGGCCGCGACCGAACCGCGACAGCGCACCGGTCACGTAGGTCAAGCCCACCGGCAAGCCGTTCACTTCTTCGACCGCCGCATTGAGCATGCCCATGGCCACGATTGCCGCCAACAGCGCGGGTAACAGGTCCTCGAAGGGCCAGAACGCGCCGCAGCACAACAGCGCGGCGATATACAGCAGGAGGGGCAGGGCGTGGCGCCGGCTCAGTCGGCTGACCACAATGCCCAGCGCGTTCCCCAGAATAAACGTGGCAACCAGCAACAGCAGACGCCCGGTCAGGCTGTGGTCGCCCGCGCCGATGGCCACTGCCAGGCGCGTGGTATTGCCGCTCATGAACGAAACAAAATCGCCGCTGGCCATAAAGCCTATGGCATCGGTCATCCCCGCCAGCACCGAAAGGCTGGCCACCAGCATCATGCCGACGCGCCCGCGCCATCGGCGTCGTTGGGCCAAAGCGGCATTGGCGTAAGGCTTGCGGGGCAGCGGCAGCATGGGCGGGGCCTCGGTGAGATTATCCGGCCACTACGGTAGGGCGCTTTGCGCCCGCGCGCAATGACGTCAGGCAGTTTGCAGGCGCCAGCCCGAAGGCGTCCAACTCAGATGATGGGTGGGGCCGATAGCCTGGATAAACGCCTGATCATGGGACACCACCACCATCGCTCCGGCAAACCCCTGCAACGCCTGCTCGAAGGCAATGACCGACGCCAGGTCCAGGTGGTTGGTAGGCTCGTCCAGCAACAGCAATTGCGCCGGGACGTCACGCCACATGGCAATCGCCATCGCGGCCTTCAAACGCTCACCACCGCTGAGCTGTGCGACCGGTTGGGTCACGCGCACCGCGTCCAACTGCAGCAAGGCCAGGCGCGTGCGCAGTTCGCCTTCGACCAGTGGCGTGTCGAGCAGGTTGAGGTGCTCGATTACCGAGCGTTGTTCGTCCAGAAAGCCCAGGTGCTGGTCGATGCAGGCCGCTGGCAGCGGCACGCGACACTCTCCGCTGACCGGTTGCCACTGGCCCGCCAGCACTTTGAGCAAGGTGGATTTACCGCAACCGTTAGGCCCTTGCACGGCCACCCGCGCCGGGCCCATCAAGCTGAGGGTCAGCGCCGGGGTATCCAGCGACGGTAAGCACACATCGACCAGCTTCAGCACCAGGCGCCCCTTGGGCACCGCCGAATCCGGCAAGGCCAGTAAGGTCGGGGGCTGTTGCGCCACGCGCTCATGGGCCTGGCGCACCTGATGGTCCAGTTGCTGTTTACGCGCATGTTGATCGCTGCGCACGCTGCTGACCACTTCACGGGCTGTGCTTTTCCAGCGGGCCTGGGTAAACCGGTCCACATTGGCGCTTTGCGCGTGTTTGTGGGCACGGGCAGCCTTGCGTTGCAGCGTGTCGTGGTCCTTTTGCAGGCGACGGCGCTCGCGCGTGCGCTCCAGGCGCGAATGGTCCAAAGCGGCAATCGCAGCGTGCTGCTCGATGTCGCGCTGTCGTCGATAGGCTTCGTAGTTACCTCCGTAGACCTTAGGGCCCAGAGGGGACAGTTCGATGATTCGTGCCAGGGTATTAAGCAGCGCCCGGTCATGACTGACGACCACCAAGCCGCCGCGCCACTGGCCCAGGGCCTGGAGCAGCCAGGCGCGCCCGCTGCTGTCGAGGTGGTTGGTGGGTTCGTCGAGCACCAGCAACTCGGGCGTGGTCAGGAACGCGCTGATCAACGCCACCCGCGCCAGTTGGCCGCCACTGAGTTGATCGGCCGGCGATTCGAGCGTCAGTGATGCCAGGCCCGCCTCATCCAGCGCCGTACGCAGGCGCTCGGCAAGATCCCAGCGGTCGTCGATCAGCTCAAGGTCGTCGACACGCGCCGCGCCTGCGGCCATGCGTTGCAATGCTTCCAGGGCCGGGGCGCTGCCGGTGAGATCGGCGACGCTGGCGCCGGGCGTAACCACCACGTTTTGCGGAACGAAGGCCACGCTGGCCGATCGTGTGATGGCGCCGGATGACGGCGCGAGCACTCCGGCGATCAGTTGGGCGAGGAGGCTTTTACCGCTGCCGTTGCGACCCACAATGCCGGTGGGCGTGTGATCGATGGACAAGTTCAGGTCGTCCAGCAGGGTTCCGCCATTGGCGAACTGGAAGGTTACGTGTTGCAGGGAAATCAATGCGGGCAGCCGTGTGACGTGAGCCATCAGCACCTCCATAAAAATGTCGAACAGGCCAACAAGCGCGCCAGGCGCTGGTTGCGGATACATTTTGGAAGGCTTAGTGGTTCACGTCGGCGGTCGTCCCGAGGGTCAGAAGGGAGACAGAGCCTAACCCGCCTTGGCGTTCTGCGGCAAGTCAGCGGCCAGGCGTTCGAGGAACATCGCCAGAGCGACTTCTTCGGCTTTCAGGCCCTTGCGCACCCGCGGCTTGGGCAGCTTCGACAATTCCCCCAGGCTGAAATGCTCAAGTACGGCCGGGTGGATATAGCACTTGCGGCACACCGCCGGGGTATTACCCAACTGCTTGGCGACATCCTTGACCATCGACACGACATGCCGCTTGGCATCGGATTCGGGCTGCCACTGCAATTCGCGCAGCACTGCCAGCGCCATGGCGGTGCCAGCCCACGTGCGATAATCCTTGGCAGTAAAATCCTCACCCGTGAGGCTGTGCAGGTAGGCATTCACATCATGAGAACTGACCGTGTGGCGCTCACCGTCCTCGTCCAGGTACTGGAACAGATTCTGCCCCGGCAATTCCATGCAGCGTTTCACCACGCCGGCCAGGCGTCGATCCTTGACGCTCACCTGATGCTCCACGCCGCTCTTGCCGCGAAACTGGAACTGAATCTCGCTGCCCTTGACGTCCACATGTCGGTTGCGCAGCGTGGTCAGGCCGTAGGATTTATTATCGCGCGCGTACTGAGTATTGCCGACGCGGATCAGCGTGGCGTCCAGCAGCATCACCACGGTAGCCAGGACTTTTTCGCGGGTGAATCCGGGTTCGGCCAGTTGCGCTTCCAATTGCTTGCGCAGTTTCGGCAAGGCGTTGCCGAAGGCCTGCAGACGCGCATATTTGTCGCTGTCGCGCACTTCGCGCCAGCGCGTGTGGTAGCGGTATTGCTTGCGTCCGCGGGCATCGCGGCCGGTGGCTTGCAGATGACCGCGCGGATCGGCGCAGATCCATACATCGGTGTAGGCCGGTGGCACCGCCAGGGCGTTGAGACGCTTGATCTCGTCGGCATCGGTGATGCGCTCGCCCTTGGGGTTGAAGTACTGGAATTTGCCGCGCACTTTTTTGCGGCGGATGCCGGGCAGGGTGTCATCAACGTAATGCAGGTCGCGGGGCAGGTCGGCGGGCAGCGCGGAGTCGGGCATGGCTCAGGTTCCTTGGCAATCAATCAGGCCGGTATGTCTGATTGACCGCAGCCGTGTG
The sequence above is drawn from the Pseudomonas quebecensis genome and encodes:
- a CDS encoding YoaK family protein; translated protein: MLPLPRKPYANAALAQRRRWRGRVGMMLVASLSVLAGMTDAIGFMASGDFVSFMSGNTTRLAVAIGAGDHSLTGRLLLLVATFILGNALGIVVSRLSRRHALPLLLYIAALLCCGAFWPFEDLLPALLAAIVAMGMLNAAVEEVNGLPVGLTYVTGALSRFGRGLGRWLLGERRDGWRVQLVPWAGMFVGAVIGAVLEHHMGLRALWVSGALAAVLGLVSLKIPRRWHLGYMPR
- a CDS encoding DNA topoisomerase IB, which produces MPDSALPADLPRDLHYVDDTLPGIRRKKVRGKFQYFNPKGERITDADEIKRLNALAVPPAYTDVWICADPRGHLQATGRDARGRKQYRYHTRWREVRDSDKYARLQAFGNALPKLRKQLEAQLAEPGFTREKVLATVVMLLDATLIRVGNTQYARDNKSYGLTTLRNRHVDVKGSEIQFQFRGKSGVEHQVSVKDRRLAGVVKRCMELPGQNLFQYLDEDGERHTVSSHDVNAYLHSLTGEDFTAKDYRTWAGTAMALAVLRELQWQPESDAKRHVVSMVKDVAKQLGNTPAVCRKCYIHPAVLEHFSLGELSKLPKPRVRKGLKAEEVALAMFLERLAADLPQNAKAG
- a CDS encoding ABC-F family ATP-binding cassette domain-containing protein — its product is MAHVTRLPALISLQHVTFQFANGGTLLDDLNLSIDHTPTGIVGRNGSGKSLLAQLIAGVLAPSSGAITRSASVAFVPQNVVVTPGASVADLTGSAPALEALQRMAAGAARVDDLELIDDRWDLAERLRTALDEAGLASLTLESPADQLSGGQLARVALISAFLTTPELLVLDEPTNHLDSSGRAWLLQALGQWRGGLVVVSHDRALLNTLARIIELSPLGPKVYGGNYEAYRRQRDIEQHAAIAALDHSRLERTRERRRLQKDHDTLQRKAARAHKHAQSANVDRFTQARWKSTAREVVSSVRSDQHARKQQLDHQVRQAHERVAQQPPTLLALPDSAVPKGRLVLKLVDVCLPSLDTPALTLSLMGPARVAVQGPNGCGKSTLLKVLAGQWQPVSGECRVPLPAACIDQHLGFLDEQRSVIEHLNLLDTPLVEGELRTRLALLQLDAVRVTQPVAQLSGGERLKAAMAIAMWRDVPAQLLLLDEPTNHLDLASVIAFEQALQGFAGAMVVVSHDQAFIQAIGPTHHLSWTPSGWRLQTA
- a CDS encoding AzlC family ABC transporter permease — translated: MPAALPYHAFARGAIAVLPLSLACAPWGLLAGSMAIDAQLTPLQAQGLSAIVFAGAAQLVAIGMVKSGASLISIVLTTLLLTSQHLLYGMHLRPVLSPLNTRWRLSLGFLLTDEFFALVSHYDRQTFNRWYALGVGLSFYIIWNLFTLAGIVLGKSIPGLDQLGLEFSIAATFIALITPVVRDVPTVVCVAVALLCSVWLSFLHWESAVVVSGLLGMSAGFICKRLGVGQP
- a CDS encoding AzlD domain-containing protein; the protein is MIYLMIVTMGLAVFFNRYLFIEPRLPVRLNRGAREFLGFAVPGMLTAICGPIIFLTDHQLNLSPTNPYLLAGLCAVGLMFWTRNVLITVLLSMAVFYLFRWWL